A genome region from Nitrospinota bacterium includes the following:
- a CDS encoding SEC59/DGK1/VTE5 family protein — protein sequence MRLKVKQEIQEEPIKPLRRLWHVFGGSIAVIYLFVLKEKWMMLLFLSPILIGFLMLDILRLRSQELNKKFFNCFQAILLEKDRNHPSGSTYFLFSSFLTIFLFSREVSAVAILFLSLGDPLAAVIGKRFGRIEVLGKTVEGSLSCFLVCFLVSRLFFDFWISFFGSLTTTIIELVPFKLDDNLLIPLVSGAILTLLISY from the coding sequence TTGCGGCTAAAAGTGAAGCAAGAAATTCAAGAGGAGCCAATAAAGCCATTAAGAAGATTATGGCATGTATTTGGTGGAAGTATTGCTGTCATCTATCTTTTCGTTTTAAAAGAAAAATGGATGATGCTTCTCTTTCTTTCACCAATCCTTATTGGTTTCCTTATGCTGGATATTTTGAGACTAAGAAGCCAGGAATTAAACAAGAAGTTCTTTAATTGTTTTCAAGCTATACTCTTAGAGAAAGATCGAAATCACCCCAGTGGTTCTACCTATTTTTTGTTTTCTTCTTTTTTAACTATTTTTTTATTCAGTAGAGAGGTTTCCGCAGTAGCAATTTTATTCTTAAGCCTAGGGGACCCATTAGCTGCCGTAATTGGAAAAAGGTTTGGAAGGATAGAAGTTCTCGGAAAGACAGTAGAAGGGAGCTTAAGCTGTTTTCTAGTATGTTTTTTGGTATCTCGCCTCTTTTTTGATTTTTGGATTTCTTTTTTCGGGTCTTTAACTACAACAATTATAGAATTAGTCCCCTTTAAATTAGATGATAATCTTCTCATACCTCTTGTATCAGGAGCAATATTAACTCTTCTTATAAGCTACTAA